TCGCACGCGTTCGCGAGGCCGGCGGCGTCGAGCCACAGCTGCGGCTCGACGGGGTCTTGTATGCGGCCTTTGACGACGAAGAATACGAATCGCTCCGCGCGCGCGCTGCGGACCTGCGAGCTCGCGGCATCGATTGCGAGCTTCTCGACCGTGCCAGCGTACTGGCTGGCGACGCATGGCTTGGAGCCGGCCTCACGGGCGGGTTGCTCAAACGATCGGAGGGATACGTCGATAACCGCCGGCTTGGCCGCGCCCTCGTCGCCGCCTGCGCGGCGCGCGGCGTGCGGATCGAGCAGAGCTTTTCGACGTCGGTCGAGTGCGATTCTCGCAGGGTGCTCGGGGTGCGCACCGACCGCGGATTCGTCGCATCGCGCGCGGTCGTCAACGCGTGTGGTGCGTGGAGTGCTCGCCTTGCCGGCGTGCCGCCGGCGTGCGTTCCCCCCGTCGAGCCGATCAAGGGACAGATGATCGCGTTAAACGTACCGATCGGATTCGTGCGACGCGCTACGTGGGTGCCGGGAGCGTACCTGGTACCTCGCGACGACGGGCGACTATTGATCGGTGCGACCGTGGAGGCCGCCGGCTTCGACGAACGCGTGACCGCCGAAGGCGTTCACGCACTCTTGCACGCCGCTTTGGCCGCCGCGCCGGCGTTGGCAGGCTTCTCGATAACCGAGAGCTGGGCGGGGATTCGGCCGGGAACGCCCGACGAGCTTCCTTTTCTTGGCGCAACGCCGCTCGAGGGCTTGTTCCTGGCGACCGGACATTTCCGCAATGGAATCTTGCTCGCGCCCGCAACCGCGCGCTTGATCGCCGATGCCATCGAAAGCCGCCCGAGTGCGACGCTCGACCCCTTCGGGCTCGGCCGCCTCGGCACGAAACGGCCCAGGACGGAACGAATCACCTCGAGGTGAGAGCAACGATCAACGGACGGCTGCGCGAGTTTCCAAACGAGCTAACCGTCGCGGAGCTTCTCGAAATTCTCGGCTCCGCTCGCGCTGGAGTCGCCGTTGCCCGCAACGAGCAAGTCGTCGTTCGCGCCGAATACGGACGTCAGCGCGTCTGCGAGGGCGACCGCGTCGAAATTATCGAAGCGGTCGCAGGTGGCTAGGATGGATGGGGACACGTTCAAGATCGGACGGCACGAATTCGATTCACGTTTGATCGTCGGCACGGGAAAGTATCCCTCGCTTGCGGTGATGCAAGCGGCGCACGCCGCGAGCGGCGCGGCGATGGTGACCGTAGCGATACGACGCATCAATCTCGATGACGCCGAGGGAAAGACGCTGCTGGAATACATCGATCGGGATCGGTACAAAATTCTTCCGAACACGGCGGGATGCTATTCGGCGAAAGAGGCTGTGTTGACGGCGCAGCTCGCGCGCGAACTCTTGGAGACCGATCTCATCAAGCTCGAAGTTATCGGAGACGCGCAGACCCTGTATCCTCACTCGCAGGAAACGCTCCTTGCAGCCGAAGAGCTGGTCAAGCAGGGTTTCACCGTGCTGCCCTACATCGGCGATGACCCCGTGGCGTGCACGCACCTCGAGGAGATCGGCTGCGCCGCGGTCATGCCGTTGGCGGCGCCGATCGGAAGCGGTTTGGGAGTCTGCAATCCCTATTCGATTCGGATCATCAGAGAGCGTACGACCATACCGGTTATCGTCGATGCGGGGGTCGGCACCGCGTCCGATGCGGCGATCGCAATGGAGCTCGGCGTTGACGGATTGCTGATGAATACGGGAATCGGGCTTGCTCGCGATCCCGCGCTGATGGCAGCGGCGATGAAGCACGCCGTGATCGCAGGGCGTGAGGCTTTCTTAGCCGGACGCATGGAGAAGCGCCTGTATGCAAGCGCATCGAGTCCAATGAAGGACCTCATTTCCACGTCGCGGTGATCGGCGAGAGACTCAGATCACGATGACGCCAGGCGCCACGACCAGGCGTTCCAGAACGTGGAGCCGTTCGGAGCCGGAGCGATCCCGCGAACGTAGCTTCGGTAGACGTCGGGAATCCGAACTTGCCAAAGCGTGAAAAACGGGAGATCGCGAACGATCTCGCGCTGGACAACCGCGTAGTCGGATGCACGCCGGCTCCGCTGAGCGTTGTCGAGCGCGTCGCGCGTGGCGAAATCGGCACGCGGGTCGCACCAGAACGAGTAGTTCACGCCCGCCGGCGGCATTTGATCGCAGCTTAGACTTCGCGAGTCGTCGGGATCGCTGCCCAGAACCCACCATGCGTCGTATGCGAGTTGGTAGCGGCCGCCGGCGAGGACGCCGCCCGCCGTGGACTGACCGTAGAACATGCCGCTGGGATACTGCTTGACGATGGTTCGGATGCCCACGCGCTGCAAGTCTTCTTGAATGATGGCGCTCACTAACGGCGAGCCGTTGATGATCTGCGGCGCGATGGCAAGCGTCAGCTCCAACGTACGTCCGCGGATGAGCCGCCGTGCCGCCGCGGGATCGTACCTCGGCGAGGACGTCGTGCCGTCGTATGCCCAACTGTTGCGCGGTTGATCGCCGTCGACGACGAGGCCGCTTCCGTGCGTCGCAGCCGCAACGAGCGTCCGGCGATCGATTGCCATCGCGATCGCACGGCGAACGCGGACGTCGCGCAGGATCGCGTCGCGAAGGTTAAACCGCAAAACGTGCAAGTCGTTGACCGGCGTGAGCGCGATGCGAAGCGCGGAAATCGTTCGCAGCTGCGGCAAGAGCGCAGGATCGACGTCGAAGTAAGCGTCGGTTTCGCCGGTGCGGAGAACTTCGAGCCGAGTATTCGGATCGGGGATAATCCGATAGACCAGGCGCTCGATGTGGGGTTTCCCGCGCCAGTAGAGCGGATTGGCAACCAACGTGATGCTGTCCCCGTGCGCCCAACGAACCACCTTGAACGGACCCGAGCCGATTGGCCGCTCGTTATAGGCGATGCGGTTCAAGTCGGAGTAGCGCGCAAGAAGATGCGCCGGCATGATCGCGCCGACCCCTTGCGGCCCAAAGAAATACTGCACGAAGGGAGAGAATCGCCGGCGTAAGCGGACTACGATCGTTCGCGCGCCACGCGCGTCGATCGCCTGCACTTCCTGATAGCCGACGCGCGAGGATACGTTATTTCGACGGTCGACGATTGCGCGATAGGAGAAGACGATGTCCGCCGCAGTCAAGGGGGATCCATCCTGCCAGCGGACGTTGCGACGGAGATGATAGGTGATCGTTCGCTGATCGCGCGAGATGCCGCCGTTGGCCAAGGTCGGCACCGTCTGAGCGATTTCGCCAATCGCATTGCCGCGATCGTCGTTCTCGATCAGATATGACATGTAGAGATGGCTGAAGTTGAGCTCGTCGGATTCGTTGGAGAGCATCGGATTCAACGAATCGGGCTCGCCGGCGAGGCCGCTGAAGACGAGTTGCGAGCCGGACGTATGCCGTTCGCCGGCCGCAGAGCAGGCGGCGCACGCGATGGCCAGGACCAGCGAAAGATGGACGCGGCGCGTCATCGCTTGTGCGCGATCGCAAACCAATGCACCGCGCCACGCAACGGACGTTCGCGATGGGCCCACGCTCCGGCAGTGTCGTCCGCGCAGGTTTCGGCAAGCTCTTCGATCTGAAACTCGCGTTGCAGCACTCCAAGCAAGGCGTCGCGGTCGAAATACGCATGGAGGATGCCGCGTTCGTCCCCGTCGAGCGGCACGAACGTGAAATCATCCACGCGTGCGCCTTTCCCGAAGCGCCGGTCGCTCGTCGAACCAAAGGTCGCATAGAGTAGTCCGCCGCCGTGCAGGTTTTGCGCGATCGCACTCAACCGAGCCGCGATTGCCGCCGGCGTGCCGTGCAGCAGCCCATGCGTGGATAGAGCGGCGGTAAAAGGCTGCGGCGCGTTTGGAATCGGCGTCTCCGATTCGGCAGTGTCGTCGCCCACGGCGACGACACAAAAGCCTGCGCGGCGCAGCGCCTCAGCGTTGCGTCCGTGCCCGGCGGCGAAATCTAGCACTCGGCTCTGCGGCCTCGACTGCAGGCGTTTGATGAGGCGTTCGGCCAATGGATGAGGCGCACTCACTCGAAGCTTTTTCTAGAAAGGGCGAGAAATGCTTGGCGAAGGCGATCGGCTTCCCGCCGTCACCCTGCTTGACGATCAAGGCGGCTCGGTCACGACGACCGATTTGCTCGGAGCACCCCTGGTTTTGTATTTCTACCCGAAGGACGACACGCCCGGATGCACCACCGAGGCGTCCCAGTTCCGCGATCTGTTCGAGCAGTTCGAAAAGAAAAAGGCGCGCATCGTCGGTGTCAGCCGCGACTCCGTGGAATCGCATCAACGTTTCAAGAAGAAATTTTCCATCCCGTTCACCTTGCTCGCGGATACAGAATCGCAGCTTTATAAAGCGTTGGGCGTCAATGGCCGCTCGACGTTTCTCCTCGACGAAAGCGGTCGAATCGTCAAGGTGTGGCCGAAGGTCAACGTCAACGAGCATGCGGACGAGGTGCTCGCATCGTTGCCCTGAGCCGCGAGCTTGCCCTGCACGTTGTCGGCTCGAGCCCGGCGATGCCGCGCCCAGGCGGCGCTTGCAGCTGTTATCTGGTGAAGAGCCGCAACGCGGCCGTGCTCTTCGACATTGGCTCCGGCTCCGCGGGGAAGCTGCGCCTCGCGGTCGACTATACGGACCTTGATGCGATTCTCATCACCCACATGCATGCCGACCACTTCTTCGATCTCGTACCCTTGCGCTACGCGTTGAAGTATGGCGAGCGCCGAGCGGATCGGCTCCCGCTCTGGCTTCCGCCGGGTGGGTGCGACGCGTTGGATGCGCTGCGCCGCGCGGTCTCCGTCGATGCGCCGGCCGATTTTTTTGACGGCATCTTCGCGGTTCGCGAGTACGAGCCGTCGGAACCGATAATGGTCAAGGATATTCAGCTGCACTTGCGCAGGACACGGCATTACGTGCAGGCCTACGCGGTGCGCGCCGAGTGCTGCGAGACGAGCCTAACGTATTCCGCAGATACGGCACCATCCGACGATGTTGTCGATTTCGCTCGCTCGAGTTCGCTCTTTCTTTGTGAGGCCGCTCTGGGGTTGGGCAGCGAGGAAGGCGAACGGGGACATTCTTCAGCCTGGGAAGCAGGCGAGATGGCGCATCAGGCGCGGGTGCGGCGGCTCCTGCTCACGCACTATCCCGCGCGAGATTCCGCGCAATCACTCGTCGAGGCCGCGCAGAGCCGCTACGAAGGTGCGGTGAGTGCGGCCGACGACGGCATCAAGCTCGACATCTAGATCCTTACGAGCTAAGGAGCCTGTAGGGCTCTTAGTTCTCCGTCTTCGGGTCGTCGGAGGGCAGCGAGAATTGGATAATCGCGCGTACCGGCGCGAGGCCGCGGCTAATCACTGCGTAGGGCGTTACGGTCAATCCTAGCTCGCGCAGACGCGTCGCCGCGGCGAGCAAATCGTGCCCGTTCGTGACGACGTCCTCAAGCAACAAGACGTGTTGACCAGCGCTGTACGGCCCTTCCACGTAATCATTGGCGAAGGCGCCGTACGCTTTGGGCTTCTTTCGTACGGCGACCATTGGAATGCCCGTCAGTTGCGAGACGGCGGTCGCGATGACGACCCCACCGAGTTCGGTGCCGGCGACCAGGTCGGGACGAACGTCCGCGATGATCGGCGCGAAGAGCCGCGCGATGCGCCGCAACACGTGCGGATCGGAGAAGAGCCGAAACTTGTCGATATAGTAATCGCTTCGCGCGCCTCCGGCCAGAACATAGTCGCCGCGGGTCAATGCTCGCTCGGCAATGATCTTGCGCAACCACGTCAGCTCGCTGAGCCCTAGATGCTCCATTGCCACGCGTTCCATGATTCGACGACGGGATTCGGATCGAAGCCTCGAAAGTCGACGCTCACGGGCTCCATCTGGCGCAGCCAATAGACGAAGAGGGCGGGATTGTCGCGCATGAGCAGCTCGGCGATCCGATCGTAGGCCGATTTTCGCGAGGCCCGATCGTAGCGCGTTAGAGCGATTCGTTGGGCGACTTGCATCTGGGGATCGCAATAGCGCGAATAGTTGTAGCCCCCCGGCGGAAAGTTTTCGCACGTGAACTGGGTGCTATCGTCGGGATCGACGCCTGCATACCATCCGCTCACCGACATGTCGAATTTACCGAGCTGGAGAATGCCTCCCATTCCGGCTGGAGCAAAGAGCACGTCGGCGGGATACGATTTTATTTCGGAATCGATGCCTGCTTCGCGAAGCATCGCCTGCACCTCGAGTGCCTCACGTCTCCTGGTAACGCTCGAATTGTTCGTCACGATGACGAGGGTGAGCGGCTCTCCGTCCTTGCGCATGATTCCGTCCGGCCCCGGGCTCCAGCCCGCTTCGCGCAGGAGGGCGCGTGCCTCGGCAGGGTCGTGCGGGTAGTTACGGATCTGTGGATTATAGGCCCACATCCAATTCGGAATGTCGGTCGTGGCCACGCTTTGCGTCCCGAACGCTAGGGTTCGCACAAGCTCGGATTTATCAACGGCGTAGGCAATGGCGCGACGCACGCGCGGATCTGCCAGAAGAGGCCGGCTCACGTTGAATTGGACGTAGGAGTAGCCGTTGACGTTGACCCAAACGATGCGAATGTCGCGGACCGAACGCAACGTCTGGTAGTTCTCGATCGATGCCTGGAAGATGAAGTCAATAGCATGAGTGCGCAGCAAGTTAATCGCCGTGTCCTCGTCGGGAACGGTCTTAACTACGACCTGATCCAGCGCCGGCCGTCCCATAAAAAAACCGTCGTTTCGCGTTAACGATATGTGGTCTCCGCGGGACCAGGCGGCAAATTTGAACGGGCCATCGCTGACGGCGGGCTTGCTATTGAACGCAAGCTGATTAATATTCGGATAGGCGGCGAGCACGTGGGCGGGCGCCACCATATACGGCTGGTCGCTTTCGGCAAAGAACGTATCGACGAACGGTGCGAACGGTCGTTTCAAGTGCACGACGAGCGTGAGAGGATTCGGCGTGTCGGCGGCAGCGACGTCGTCGTACCCGTGACGAGAAATCACGTCGTTGTTTGGATTCATAATCGCCTGCCACGACCACTGAACGTCCCGTGAAGTTACCGGCACGCCGTCGGTCCATCGAACGCCCCGGCGAAGATGATACGTAATCGTGCGGCCGTCTCGACTTATCCCTCCATTGGCTTGCGTCGGAACCTGCGCTGCCAGCATCGGCAATGGATTGCCCTTCGAATCGGCCGTGACCAGCGGTTCGAACATGAGGCGATCGACAAAAACATCGGCGGTGTCGGAGTTGAGTAACGGATTGAGCGTCTTGATATCGGTCGCGATTGCTATGCGCAGCACGCCGGCCTGCGTCCAGGAATGCCGCATCGACCCCATTCCGCTCGTGACTTTCGTGCACCCCGCAAGAATTGCCGCACAGGCCAATCCCGAAAAGACGCGGCCGGCGCGAGACCCGGTCACTACACCGCAGCTTTGGGAGCGGTGCGTCCACCCGGCACGGGATCGTAACGCTCGTGGC
This Candidatus Eremiobacterota bacterium DNA region includes the following protein-coding sequences:
- a CDS encoding MBL fold metallo-hydrolase yields the protein MKSRNAAVLFDIGSGSAGKLRLAVDYTDLDAILITHMHADHFFDLVPLRYALKYGERRADRLPLWLPPGGCDALDALRRAVSVDAPADFFDGIFAVREYEPSEPIMVKDIQLHLRRTRHYVQAYAVRAECCETSLTYSADTAPSDDVVDFARSSSLFLCEAALGLGSEEGERGHSSAWEAGEMAHQARVRRLLLTHYPARDSAQSLVEAAQSRYEGAVSAADDGIKLDI
- the thiS gene encoding sulfur carrier protein ThiS; its protein translation is MRATINGRLREFPNELTVAELLEILGSARAGVAVARNEQVVVRAEYGRQRVCEGDRVEIIEAVAGG
- a CDS encoding peptide ABC transporter substrate-binding protein codes for the protein MTRRVHLSLVLAIACAACSAAGERHTSGSQLVFSGLAGEPDSLNPMLSNESDELNFSHLYMSYLIENDDRGNAIGEIAQTVPTLANGGISRDQRTITYHLRRNVRWQDGSPLTAADIVFSYRAIVDRRNNVSSRVGYQEVQAIDARGARTIVVRLRRRFSPFVQYFFGPQGVGAIMPAHLLARYSDLNRIAYNERPIGSGPFKVVRWAHGDSITLVANPLYWRGKPHIERLVYRIIPDPNTRLEVLRTGETDAYFDVDPALLPQLRTISALRIALTPVNDLHVLRFNLRDAILRDVRVRRAIAMAIDRRTLVAAATHGSGLVVDGDQPRNSWAYDGTTSSPRYDPAAARRLIRGRTLELTLAIAPQIINGSPLVSAIIQEDLQRVGIRTIVKQYPSGMFYGQSTAGGVLAGGRYQLAYDAWWVLGSDPDDSRSLSCDQMPPAGVNYSFWCDPRADFATRDALDNAQRSRRASDYAVVQREIVRDLPFFTLWQVRIPDVYRSYVRGIAPAPNGSTFWNAWSWRLASS
- a CDS encoding orotate phosphoribosyltransferase; its protein translation is MEHLGLSELTWLRKIIAERALTRGDYVLAGGARSDYYIDKFRLFSDPHVLRRIARLFAPIIADVRPDLVAGTELGGVVIATAVSQLTGIPMVAVRKKPKAYGAFANDYVEGPYSAGQHVLLLEDVVTNGHDLLAAATRLRELGLTVTPYAVISRGLAPVRAIIQFSLPSDDPKTEN
- a CDS encoding FAD-dependent oxidoreductase translates to MLAPYTERIANESLRALCALSLQEYPNFVARVREAGGVEPQLRLDGVLYAAFDDEEYESLRARAADLRARGIDCELLDRASVLAGDAWLGAGLTGGLLKRSEGYVDNRRLGRALVAACAARGVRIEQSFSTSVECDSRRVLGVRTDRGFVASRAVVNACGAWSARLAGVPPACVPPVEPIKGQMIALNVPIGFVRRATWVPGAYLVPRDDGRLLIGATVEAAGFDERVTAEGVHALLHAALAAAPALAGFSITESWAGIRPGTPDELPFLGATPLEGLFLATGHFRNGILLAPATARLIADAIESRPSATLDPFGLGRLGTKRPRTERITSR
- a CDS encoding thiazole synthase — its product is MDGDTFKIGRHEFDSRLIVGTGKYPSLAVMQAAHAASGAAMVTVAIRRINLDDAEGKTLLEYIDRDRYKILPNTAGCYSAKEAVLTAQLARELLETDLIKLEVIGDAQTLYPHSQETLLAAEELVKQGFTVLPYIGDDPVACTHLEEIGCAAVMPLAAPIGSGLGVCNPYSIRIIRERTTIPVIVDAGVGTASDAAIAMELGVDGLLMNTGIGLARDPALMAAAMKHAVIAGREAFLAGRMEKRLYASASSPMKDLISTSR
- a CDS encoding peptide ABC transporter substrate-binding protein, yielding MTGSRAGRVFSGLACAAILAGCTKVTSGMGSMRHSWTQAGVLRIAIATDIKTLNPLLNSDTADVFVDRLMFEPLVTADSKGNPLPMLAAQVPTQANGGISRDGRTITYHLRRGVRWTDGVPVTSRDVQWSWQAIMNPNNDVISRHGYDDVAAADTPNPLTLVVHLKRPFAPFVDTFFAESDQPYMVAPAHVLAAYPNINQLAFNSKPAVSDGPFKFAAWSRGDHISLTRNDGFFMGRPALDQVVVKTVPDEDTAINLLRTHAIDFIFQASIENYQTLRSVRDIRIVWVNVNGYSYVQFNVSRPLLADPRVRRAIAYAVDKSELVRTLAFGTQSVATTDIPNWMWAYNPQIRNYPHDPAEARALLREAGWSPGPDGIMRKDGEPLTLVIVTNNSSVTRRREALEVQAMLREAGIDSEIKSYPADVLFAPAGMGGILQLGKFDMSVSGWYAGVDPDDSTQFTCENFPPGGYNYSRYCDPQMQVAQRIALTRYDRASRKSAYDRIAELLMRDNPALFVYWLRQMEPVSVDFRGFDPNPVVESWNAWQWSI
- a CDS encoding peroxiredoxin — translated: MLGEGDRLPAVTLLDDQGGSVTTTDLLGAPLVLYFYPKDDTPGCTTEASQFRDLFEQFEKKKARIVGVSRDSVESHQRFKKKFSIPFTLLADTESQLYKALGVNGRSTFLLDESGRIVKVWPKVNVNEHADEVLASLP